Sequence from the Mixophyes fleayi isolate aMixFle1 chromosome 4, aMixFle1.hap1, whole genome shotgun sequence genome:
ATTGgactaataaataaacaatatagctAATTTAATGATTGTAAAGCAGTAAACATGTTCTTGTAAGCTGTCTAAATTTAAAGGCTTTAAGACCTTACTAAATTAATTGCGCAGAAGATGGCATACTAATACATTAATAGGTTAAGATAACTTATATTCTTGCACATGAAAGACATTATTGaagaattaaagaaaaaataaacacaaattctTGGCGGGCTTTTTAAAATCTGAAACGAGAAATCGTGAACCAATCAGTAAGAGTCTTAAACCATCCAATCATAGcgcaccactgtgtatatatagatgtgttaagACAGTTCCGTCTTTAATTCGTTACACACTTGTATTAGAACAATGGCCAGGACCAAGCAGACAGCCCGTAAATCTACCGGAGGGAAAGCTCCCCGCAAGCAGCTGGCAACTAAAGCCGCCCGGAAGAGCGCCCCAGCTACAGGCGGCGTGAAGAAGCCGCATCGTTACCGTCCCGGGACAGTTGCTCTCCGAGAGATCCGCCGCTACCAGAAATCCACTGAGCTGCTGATCCGCAAGCTGCCCTTCCAGCGTCTGGTGCGGGAGATCGCCCAGGACTTCAAGACCGACCTGCGCTTCCAGAGCTCGGCAGTCATGGCCCTGCAAGAGGCCAGCGAGGCTTACCTGGTGGGGCTCTTCGAGGACACCAACCTCTGCGCCATCCACGCCAAGAGGGTGACCATCATGCCCAAAGACATCCAGCTGGCCCGCAGAATCCGCGGGGAGAGGGCATAAGATAATCCGTACATCTACATAcataacacaaaggctcttttcagagccaccaaatCCTTCTAAACGAGCTCAGGCATTATCTGTATATTACTTTATAAGAGTCTGCAACATCCGCTGTTTATTGGCTTATGTGGTATGTAAAGACAAATGTCATTCCAGTTTGTATACTGGTAAGAGCCTATATCGTGCAAACGTTACACCCACGCTAAGCTACAAATTTTTTCTATAACATTGAGTTCTTACAGTGCATAAAAATGACACGAGCCAAACATTAAATTCCCCGCGGCACAGCTCCTTTCTGTCGGGAAGCTCACAAATCTATATTGACTGGTGCTACATGGTCTCGGTGTAGAAGTAAAATAATGGCCTGTAAAATTACACAAATAAACTGCAATGGAAACATCCGCGCTGTAATCAGCTCCTATAGGAAAACGTGGGTGGCTCTgagaagagcctttgtgttgtaGGGACGTCGGTTCTTtagtggaaatatccagcggcaAATCACTTGCTCTTGGCCGTCTTGTGGCTCTCGGTCTTCTTGGGCAGCAGcacggcctggatgttgggcaggacaCCTCCCTGGGCGATGGTCACCCCACCGAGCAGCTTATTGAGCTCCTCATCGTTGCGCACGGCGAGCtgcaggtggcgggggatgatacgggtcttcttgttatcacgggcGGCGTTCCCGGCCAGCTCCAGAATCTCAGCCGTCAGGTACTCGAGTACTGCGGCCATATACACCGGGGCTCCGGCTCCCACACGCTGCGCATAGTTTCCCTTCCTCAGTAGACGGTGAACGCGACCGACAGGAAACTGTAGACCGGCCCGAGATGAGCGAGTCTTGGCCTTAGCCCGGGTCTTACCGCCTTGTTTCCCTCTTCCAGACATGTTCAGTTCAGCCTAATATTCTCACGCTGTGTAATCTAACAAATGTTTCCGTCCTCCTTTTATATACTGGGAAGGGACAATCAGCTTCCTCCGTGATTGGTCAGCTTACAAACTAACCAATGCTGCACAGACCAGTCAGTAAGCGAAGGGTGCAGTTATGCTTATACTACGTCTGTCCAATAGTGCGTGATTCCACATTTGCGTGCGTTTCCTATAAATAAAGTTGAAATGGGCGGCTCTAGAAACATAAATTTGTGTAGAGTCCAAAGCGAGAAAAACTGATAATACTGTAATTATTGTGATTTGTGTTGTGTCTACGCAAATTAGCACTTTATTGTCTGGCTCTTCATTTATGGTTTGTTTTcctaattattttgtttaaagtACATCACTTGTGCATAGAAGTACACTTATGTTCGATTCTAGTCACAATGTGATGTCTCCTGGAAGGGTTTCCTCGATCCAATACGTGCATAAcactatattttaaatgtaatggaGCCTAGGATTCAATTTACAATGTAACTTGATGAATGGTTTATTCCGACTTTTAATGTTAACAATTCAGGTACGTTGATCTACATAATGTACAGAAAGAAACGAAGGTTGAGAGTGTTACTGGCATTTTGCTAAGCATCTCCTATAGCAGCCTGTAAAGCACGTATTTGTCACCAGATCGGTCATGTTGCAGACTGCAGTGTAACAATCAGCTTTTGCAAATCAGAACGAATGATTGTCAGTTGGTGCAAGAGACACGGTGCCTTTCTGAGTGCTCAACAGACCCATCAGTGTGGTGCAGAAATCGGCACATGCGAGGTTGCAGGCTCTTCCTGCAATAGTGCTATGAAGTCACCCTGGATGTTCACAACCCACCCAGCAATACCCAAAGTTATGGCAGCTAATGGGGTTGAGTGCAAGGACTCGAGGCCAATATATAGCCCGTGTGTCCCCCTTCTAGACCATATCGTGTGCATACAGCTCTATCGTGAGAGGTTGGGTGGCTCTAAAAAGAGCCTTTGGGGGAGTTAAGAAATATCAGGCTGCGGCTCTTCCATCACTTCTTTGCCGCAGCTTTCTTAGCCGGACTCTTGGTAGCTTTGGGCTTAGCCACCtttttagccgggctcttggtAGCTTTAGGTTTAGCCGCTttcttagccgggctcttggcagctttgggcttagctgctttCTTGGCAGCTTTGGGCTTAGCCGCCttcttagccgggctcttggcagCCTTCTTCGGGCTTTTTGCGGCAGACGCCGTTGGCTTCTTCACCTTCTTCGGGCTCTTGGCCGCACTCGGAGCTTTCTTGGGCTTCTTAGGGGATTTGGCCACTTTCTTTGCCGCCGGCTTCTTGGGCTGCACAGACTTCTTGGCCGCCTTCCCTTTACTCTCCAGCTGCTTCTTATTCAGCTTGAAGGAGCCGGAAGCGCCGCTGCCTTTCACCTGGATGAGGGTTTCTTTGCTCACCAAACCTTTCACAGCCAGTTTGACGCGGGTGTTATTCTTTTCCACATCGTAACCTCCGGCAGCCAGAGCCTTCTTCAGGGCGGTATAAGAAACCCCGCTGCGGTCTTTGGAGGCGGACACGGCTTTCAGGATCAGCTCGGACACTTTAGGACCAGAGGGTTTGGGGCTCTTCTTGGCTCCTCCTGCGGCTTTCTTCGGCTGTCTCTTCTTCTTGCCGGCGCCCTCTGATAGAGGAACAGACTCAGCGGCGACTGGTGCGGTTTCTGCCATCTTCACTACAAGTACACAAATAGAAAAGTACTATCCATAGAGGGCGGCAGCAGCCTCTTATATACACTGCCGGCTGCGCTGTGATTGGCTGGTAGGCACCATCTCCTCTGTGTTTCTATTGGCGGATACGCAGACACGTAAACCCTTCCCTGTCTGAGTGTAAGGGGAGCTTTCCTCGTACGGTGTGTTTCCGTGACCGAGGAAAAGAGACTTTTATACGAAATGAGAAGACGAGCGAGCTGGTTCTCTGCACCACAACCGTCCTCCAAGGTCTCTCCTAACCCTTTATGGTCATTGCTGGACTAGGTGCTGCTAAGGAAGCCAGGAATCCCCGCTAGCAGCTCACCCATACCCCGTCGGATCTGCCCGGCATGTGACACATCTCCCCGTTTCTACAAGGCTAAAATGGCCCATCGGGgctcttctctctccacctggACCTTGTCATAAAGAAGATGCTCTTTGTCACACTCTGTACAGAGCAGGGTACATATTGAACGACATAAAGATGATCAGGACTCTTGTACACCCGGATGGTTAGCACAGGCAGATTGTATCTGCTCCCAATCCAAACAAGTTTATGACACTCTTGTCTAGGAACTAAGTTGTCATCATTACCACGGAGAGAGGCTGGTGCGGCAAGACCAGGGCCCTGGGCACATTATAAAATAACGGTTTAGTCAACTTGACATCCTGTGTTGCCATCATAATGAAGAGATTAAAGTACCATAAATGTTGCCATATGGTGTACAAAGGGGTTACAGAATCACAGTGTTATATCTTCAGTACTAAAACAGCATGGTCACATACTATTGTAATAAGTCCTGTTTTGTAGCACCTTACATGGGTACAGTGACTGACCGCTAATAGTATGAACTGCAGGTTTTTGGGCACTAGCGGTCAGATTGCAGGAGCCAGAAATACTGGGTTGTTGCTAGCACTTctggaaagaaaaaacaaaaaaataactggTTAATTTTGTGATTATTTTGGAATTATAGACATTTTCTAGGATTATATTAAATTGTGTGCCAATTGGTGTCTCCATTGTTTAATCACTCCCTACTACAGACTCCAGGGAGCCAAAACAGTATGGAGACCTGGGGCACGTGATGTTAAAACTCACTTACTGGTACTCTCCGCTAGATAGTGCTCTCAATCCTGATGCTGGGATAATATGTCTCTATCGGTACCCCAGCCTCCTGGTCCATGAGAACCACAAGAGGAGCTAAAAGGAGTGATGCAAGGCACATATTGTGGTTCTCTATTTATTACAAGCTGGCTAAGGGTTACAACTCCAGATGGACTGTCTGGATTGACCCTCACCTGGAAAGAGACCACAGTCTAAAAGGTCCTTACAGTCATTGGACCTTGCAAAAAAGACCTGTATTCCTTGCGTTACCGCCAAACCCGGGTGACGTTGGGACCAACCACTGCCAAATTTGGTTGCGTTCAGTATTGTTTCATACCATGTGCCATATTGCTTGTTAAATGTATATTAGCCTCTTCATTGTGCCTGCTAATCTATATAAATTGTATATAGTTATGGGAGATTCTTGCCTCAGTGTAAAGCTAACCTGTACATGATACCATATGGGGATGTGGGGAGCTCGATCCTCCCAGGCTTACTGCTGAGAACCGCTGCTTTCTCTGTAATCTGGAACTTCACTGAACCACAACCTCCGACATAATTTTTCCTCCgtggaaatgtatttaattatttgctACAAATGCAAATCACACATAAATTAGTAATGACCATATTATTATCCATAATCCAACCTAAAACATTGGTGCTTCTTCAcccaaataaaaatatcaaaacacTTATGAGGGTGTATAAACTAAACACCCAAGGTAAGCGATGGAATACCAGGTCTGCCACAAAGTACTCATGCACGGTATATACAATAAAaaggtatattatttattaaattattttaaaacccaCATTGTAATGGTAAACACAATATGACCACATGTTGGAGATATCAGTGCCAATTAGAACATATagcaaagtaggtgcacctacacgatgtTCAAAAATCTTCAAAAATGTTGGTATATAACCAGtccaatacaaaagtggaagctgctcaaatcaatttataggccataacaggtgcttgaaagggtggggttaacctgcaaggaacatacacacaacattttttccctcagcacactgctatagccagcaacagatctgccatttctactgtagataaaaatgcaaaagtctttgttgcacacatttgcaaatgtatgtttaagccatccgccacgccaaggcgcttttgctaataggatggtcctacactaaacaatgagagtcccatatatttgggccatacatatgtgtttttaaattgagagccaacttaccaaagaggtaacccagaagcctccaaacagcaaatCTCATGCAcggtatatacaataaaaaaggtatattatttattaaaacattctaaaatccaCATTGTAATGGTAAACACAATATGACCACATGTTGGAGATATCAGTGCCAATTAGAACATATagcaaagtaggtgcacctacacgatgtTCAAAAATCTTCAAAAATGTTGGTATATAACCAGTCCAGCAACTTCTGCAACCACTGCTCTTATTAATATATGGCGCTCAATAATATATGGTCTTGTGTTATGACgccagggatctggtaagagactttgATATACCTTTGATTACACTATTTGGAATCCTGTTACCATCCATGCAAGATACCCTCCTACAACACACTGTTTATAGCTCCACACTGCGGCTCCCCGATCATTAGGGACTTTGTCTCCATGCAACATATATTATTGAGCGCCATATATTAATAAGAGGAGTGGTTGCAGAAGTTGCTGGACTGGTTATATACCAACATTTTTGAAGATTTTTGAacatcgtgtaggtgcacctactttgctATATGTTCTAATTGGCACTGATATCTCCAACATGTGGTCATATTGTGTTTACCATTACAATGtggattttagaatgttttaataaataatacaccTTTTTATTGTATATACCGTGCATGAGTACTTTGTGGCAGATCTGGTATTCCATCGCTTACCTtgggtgtttatatatatattttttggggtgcagatccccagcgttggtacctCGTCTGAGCAGTCATTTTCAATACCGGAATAAGTTTTTACATTTGTTATATAAACTAAACAATGGATTGTACATATTGCAAAGCAGCAAAATCAATGCCTCACAATTAGAAGTGACCACATAGATTTCCATATGTTTAACATAAAACAGAAAAGTCAATAGATGAAGATAAAGAGGCCCCTGATCTTGGGCACCACTAATAGTATCTCAGATGGTGCCAGATCCTGGCCCAACTGACGCCTCCATCCAGAGCCTCTCCATACCCCTTCTCTTCCAAACCTTATGGGGAATATCACCCACCAGCTATTTGCAGATGAAGGCTTTTTCTGTCTGATAGAAACCTGGCACCATGCGCTCCATGGTTAGTACCTAACCAATATGCTAACTAGAAAATTGGAGCTTGGCTCAAAACCCCTCCTTGAGCatattgagcaaaaaaaaaaaaaaacaactcagggTAACTAAACTCCAAAAGGCACGGAATACCCAGAGCACTAGCAACACTCTTATAAAACTCTACATTCAAAAGGACACCTGAGAATGAAATGGTCCATGGTCTCCACCTTCCCCATATACTCCTCCCGTGGGGAGCAACAATCATCTGTATTACTGTACTTCATGTTTCCTTGAACAAAGAGTCTACAGTGAAAAGAGAGCCAAGAGACATCCCAAAACTTTGAAGGATTTAACACAAAGTTAACCAGAGCAATCCAATCAGAGCAGATCTCACCTGGGTAGTATTTAGTGTCAGCGGCTCCCAAAAGGCTGTAATCACTCAATAATGTCATTGCTTGTACACAAATAGAGAATATATTTGCTGATGTTTTTATTTCATGCGTATCATACACACTCTGATCAATATAAAATGCGGCTCCACACAGGTCAGCAAATCTCACCAGTGAAACACATTTACACACCTCATGTAAGATGGCCAGGGCCTGGAACTGTGTACGCATCACTGTGTCTCCGGTCCTCCTACTGATAAGTTATTTGTCTTTATACATATACATTCCACATATTTCCTTGCACAGAATAACCCCTTTTCACCCTGCCAAACTACACTACTTATGTTATGTATTTATGTTCCCAGTGGGACTAGGTTTTGGATACAAAGAATTAATGTCACGATACCAAtgagggacaactggatcctggtagttctGCTGTGATTGGCGTGActtctgctagggggggcgaagtCTAACAAGCAAAAGGTGTTCGCCAGTGATTCCTGAAAGTGAATATGGacttcgcggcttccacttgcaggtcacggcccccaagggaagttcccagtgaaccacgaGAGAAAGAGCGTAGAATAGGTAGATAGAGCTCACGGGAGGTACAACCGAAGTAGAGCCTCTGGAGAACTGACCGTTACTACAGGCAACCGGAGAAGAGCCGTGGTGAGCCAGTTAGGCATGCGTGCCCACATGTTCAGTTCGACGGTGGAGAGCAACGGAAGAGGACGTCGGCGAAGATAAGGCGCGGGAAACAGAAGAGGAAGGCGTTGGACTGAAGAAGACGGCGCAGATAAGTAGGTAAGACAGAAGATGGTATGGAAGAGGAAACGGTGGTAGAGAGCCCTTGTGAGGGCTAATAATTACTCTGCTTCCTGAAGACCCAGCGGAATCAAAACCCGAAGACAGCGGCAGAGCTTTGTGGCGTCGGCAGACTGGGAAATCTCTGGAGATGATCTCCGAAGACTTGGGAGCGGGGTAGGGCTCTTCTGGGCACCGCCATCCTCCTGGATCTACGCCCGCACCCCTCTCCTTACACcaatgggcacaaggccctgccgCAATTCGGGTATTTGGCCCGTCAGACAGATAGGAGGGCACAAGCGCCGGCACAGTAAGGAGATCTGGGCATTAGCCCTTAGGTACATAGAAGCGGCATCAGGCCCCATATAGTCAAGGAAGGGGCACCAGGCTCCTTGTAGATagctagggcacaaggccctttaaTTAGAGAAAATGGCACAATGCCCTTTAGTTATGAAAAGGGTACAAGGCCCTTTAGTTAGGGAGTTGAGGCATAAGGCCTCCAGTAGTGAGCAGGACTAAAGCCCTCTAATAGGTGGGCACAAGACCATTATTTATTTAACCCGGAGCAGCTTAGTGGGCACCGGCCCATGGTGTAGAGGTTCTAGGTTCTATTTAGTTGTTGAGGGGTCCCTACGCCTCAGTTGTTTAGGACGGAAATTAGATCCTATTGGTTAGTAGGGCTCTTGGTAGAATAGTGTTTAGTGAAAACTTTTTGCTCGGACCTTGACctttaaggtaagtgaaatcatTGCAGGGACATTCTCCTATCGGAAGcgctgtacatcccgggtatcgcctgcctagtgaagtgtaaTCTCGACgtgatttggtaccagggacacaatagctccatcaaccgtctaaattccactccactgatggcggataccggacgcacgtctagcaccaacattgctgttattgacgcagttatccgctttgccataggataaCTAGTGtcatacttggtgctcatggcaaactactgttggacggtcaattgtttggtaaaagacgtagcgttcttacgacttcccttctgggaagatgaccgactaccagcagtggcagtagtaggcgtaccgctgcaggattcctcggatgaatcccggattgaagaggagtcatgccggtgacatggcctgcaggactacctccgATCCTGATCGAGGAGGAAactgacgaggagggtgttgctggtgtggatacaacaggaccaagggatttaggtgtccctgtaccgatgagggtcctagccacagatcctgaactaaccactgaactatgaaggttattcaggtgacgtataagggagaatgtccctaggtggccaagatccttacccctgcttatttgagctttacataagctacatatggccatacatttgttgtccggaatgggataaaaataactccagaccgaagaggtgcattttttggtcttctgaccaagcatgacaatgggctttttcatcccatggacaacaactgattccccccctggTGACTAACAGACAAATATGCTCACTATGCTACAACCGTAAATATCAcctcaatatattatattatatatcaaacATGGCTTCACATATCTTCTTGTCGCATACCCTGAGGAGATTGCCAGCACCCAAAAGTGTgtagaacaaaaaaatataatgatcAGGGTGCGTCCAAAAaggatgtaaaaatatatttatttatatataaaaagaataagtGACC
This genomic interval carries:
- the LOC142150679 gene encoding histone H3, with amino-acid sequence MARTKQTARKSTGGKAPRKQLATKAARKSAPATGGVKKPHRYRPGTVALREIRRYQKSTELLIRKLPFQRLVREIAQDFKTDLRFQSSAVMALQEASEAYLVGLFEDTNLCAIHAKRVTIMPKDIQLARRIRGERA
- the LOC142149851 gene encoding histone H2A type 1-like, producing MSGRGKQGGKTRAKAKTRSSRAGLQFPVGRVHRLLRKGNYAQRVGAGAPVYMAAVLEYLTAEILELAGNAARDNKKTRIIPRHLQLAVRNDEELNKLLGGVTIAQGGVLPNIQAVLLPKKTESHKTAKSK
- the LOC142149852 gene encoding histone H1-like gives rise to the protein MAETAPVAAESVPLSEGAGKKKRQPKKAAGGAKKSPKPSGPKVSELILKAVSASKDRSGVSYTALKKALAAGGYDVEKNNTRVKLAVKGLVSKETLIQVKGSGASGSFKLNKKQLESKGKAAKKSVQPKKPAAKKVAKSPKKPKKAPSAAKSPKKVKKPTASAAKSPKKAAKSPAKKAAKPKAAKKAAKPKAAKSPAKKAAKPKATKSPAKKVAKPKATKSPAKKAAAKK